A genomic window from Triticum urartu cultivar G1812 chromosome 7, Tu2.1, whole genome shotgun sequence includes:
- the LOC125523500 gene encoding uncharacterized protein LOC125523500 isoform X2, whose product MADASFFDRMVSQLRSTSKYYTGYPKDLGPSRIIPFTSERQFVQLLHEGRPVVVAFTIKCTYTQHLDKVLEEAAATFYPHIKFVRVECPKYPGFCLTRQKTEYPFLEVFYNPEQAANPGKIVDPSITKYSAKVLPFNYDQSVYGFREYFKKYGFKYSETN is encoded by the exons ATGGCCGACGCGTCATTTTTCGATAGGATGGTTTCCCAGCTCCGGTCCACATCCAA GTACTACACTGGATATCCCAAGGATCTAGGTCCATCAAGAATCATACCGTTCACATCAGAGCGTCAGTTTGTGCAGCTATTACATGAAGGACGGCCTGTAGTTGTGGCCTTTACTATTAA GTGCACTTATACACAACATCTTGACAAAGTACTGGAGGAAGCTGCTGCTACATTTTATCCTCATATAAAGTTTGTTCGG GTGGAATGCCCAAAGTATCCTGGGTTTTGCCTCACGAGGCAAAAGACTGAGTACCCATTTCTTGAAGTATTTTACAACCCAGAACAG GCTGCTAACCCAGGAAAGATCGTGGACCCGAGCATCACGAAATACTCCGCAAAAGTCCTACCT TTCAACTATGACCAGAGCGTGTATGGATTCCGGGAGTATTTTAAGAAGTATGGGTTCAAGTATTCCGAGACAAACTAG
- the LOC125523500 gene encoding uncharacterized protein LOC125523500 isoform X1, giving the protein MARELTPHATQRRSTRRLSCRRPPPRRNRRPPRLRPPAKGAAAHSSTASRRRPTHDPTRPRYYTGYPKDLGPSRIIPFTSERQFVQLLHEGRPVVVAFTIKCTYTQHLDKVLEEAAATFYPHIKFVRVECPKYPGFCLTRQKTEYPFLEVFYNPEQAANPGKIVDPSITKYSAKVLPFNYDQSVYGFREYFKKYGFKYSETN; this is encoded by the exons ATGGCCCGGGAGCTGACGCCTCACGCCACACAGAGACGCAGCACTCGGCGACTCAGCTGCCGCCGCCCCCCGCCACGCCGCAACCGCAGGCCGCCGCGGCTCCGCCCACCGGCCAAGGGGGCTGCAGCACACAGCAGCACGGCGAGTCGGCGTCGACCAACCCACGACCCCACGCGGCC AAGGTACTACACTGGATATCCCAAGGATCTAGGTCCATCAAGAATCATACCGTTCACATCAGAGCGTCAGTTTGTGCAGCTATTACATGAAGGACGGCCTGTAGTTGTGGCCTTTACTATTAA GTGCACTTATACACAACATCTTGACAAAGTACTGGAGGAAGCTGCTGCTACATTTTATCCTCATATAAAGTTTGTTCGG GTGGAATGCCCAAAGTATCCTGGGTTTTGCCTCACGAGGCAAAAGACTGAGTACCCATTTCTTGAAGTATTTTACAACCCAGAACAG GCTGCTAACCCAGGAAAGATCGTGGACCCGAGCATCACGAAATACTCCGCAAAAGTCCTACCT TTCAACTATGACCAGAGCGTGTATGGATTCCGGGAGTATTTTAAGAAGTATGGGTTCAAGTATTCCGAGACAAACTAG